The following proteins are encoded in a genomic region of Phragmites australis chromosome 9, lpPhrAust1.1, whole genome shotgun sequence:
- the LOC133928431 gene encoding protease Do-like 2, chloroplastic, with the protein MACVAALLASPPALLPFPSATSSAALASCSCRLRSAVVARALRRFDEVEGVSKKRRGIGGGAGGSQASSSRKDRGLAVDFKEPQVADFDDLEEDKFLNAVVKVYCTHIAPDYGLPWQKQRQHASSGSAFMIGDGKLLTNAHCVEHDTQVKVKRRGDDKKYIAKVLARGIECDLALLSVENEEFWKGTEPLHFDRLPCLQDSVTVVGYPLGGDTISVTKGVVSRIEVTPYAHGTSDLLGIQIDAAINPGNSGGPAFNDQGGCIGVAFQVYRSDEAENIGYVIPTTVVSHFLNDYQKNGKYTGFPCLGVLLQKLENPALRESLKVPSSEGVLVRRVEPTAPASSVLQKGDVIVSFDGIAVGCEATVPFRSTERIAFRYLTSQKYAGDIAQLGIIRNGNSMKVQTVLQPRRHLVPFHVEGGQPSYLIVAGLVFTPLTEPFIVEECEDTLGLKLLAKARYSLATFEGEQIVIVSQVLAHEVNIGYEHMGNQQVMKLNGTVIKNIHHLVHLVDTCKDKFLTFEFEDDFLVVLHREEAAAASSDILKEHAIPFVRSSDLSEPYVDTKDEIQKTSEDFGESPVTNFEMGIDCLLWA; encoded by the exons ATGGCGTGCGTCGCCGCGCTCCTGGCCTCCCCCCCGGCGCTCCTCCCCTTCCCATCCGCCACCTCGTCCGCGGCATTGGCCTCCTGCTCGTGCCGCCTCCGCTCCGCCGTCGTCGCCCGCGCGCTCCGGCGCTTCGACGAG GTGGAGGGGGTGTCGAAGAAGCGGCGAGGCATTGGAGGCGGCGCAGGAGGGTCGCAGGCGTCGTCGTCGCGCAAGGACAGGGGGCTCGCCGTTGACTTCAAGGAGCCGCAG gttgctgattttgatgatctcgAGGAGGACAAATTCCTTAATGCTGTTGTCAAG GTCTATTGCACTCATATTGCACCCGATTATGGTCTTCCTTGGCAGAAGCAAAGGCAACATGCAAGCAGTGGGAG TGCTTTTATGATCGGTGATGGGAAACTCTTGACAAATGCACATTGCGTTGAGCATGACACCCAG GTCAAAGTAAAGAGAAGAGGAGATGACAAAAAGTATATTGCCAAG GTTTTAGCTAGGGGCATCGAATGTGACCTTGCATTGCTCTCTGTTGAGAATGAAGAGTTCTGGAAAGGAACAGAGCCACTTCACTTTGATCGTTTGCCATGCCTGCAG GATTCAGTAACTGTTGTGGGATATCCTCTTGGTGGAGACACAATATCTGTAACAAAAGGCGTTGTATCACGCATTGAG GTCACTCCATATGCACATGGGACATCAGATCTTCTTGGCATTCAAATTGATGCAGCCATAAATCCTG GAAACAGTGGTGGACCAGCCTTTAATGACCAAGGGGGGTGCATTGGAGTGGCATTTCAG GTGTACAGGTCAGATGAAGCTGAAAATATTGGATATGTTATTCCAACTACAGTTGTATCCCATTTCTTGAATGACTATCAGAAAAATGGCAAGTACACAG GATTTCCTTGCTTGGGTGTCTTACTTCAGAAATTGGAAAATCCGGCGTTGCGTGAAAGCTTAAAAGTACCTTCAAGTGAG GGTGTTCTAGTTCGTCGGGTTGAGCCTACTGCTCCAGCAAGCAGTGTTCTGCAAAAG GGAGATGTAATAGTAAGCTTTGATGGTATCGCAGTAGGATGTGAAGCAACAGTACCATTTAGGTCCACGGAGCGAATTGCCTTCCGCTACCTCACAAGCCAAAA GTATGCAGGTGATATTGCTCAGCTAGGAATCATTCGGAATGGCAATTCCATGAAAGTCCAAACTGTTTTGCAGCCAAGAAGACATTTA GTGCCGTTTCATGTCGAAGGGGGCCAACCTTCTTATCTCATAGTTGCTGGCCTTGTCTTCACACCTTTAACAGAACCATTTATAGT GGAGGAGTGCGAAGATACACTAGGG TTGAAATTGTTGGCAAAAGCACGTTACTCTCTAGCGACCTTTGAGGGGGAGCAAATTGTTATAGTATCACAG GTTTTGGCACACGAGGTCAACATTGGTTATGAGCACATGGGCAATCAACAA GTCATGAAACTAAATGGAACTGTGATAAAGAATATCCATCACCTTGTTCATCTTGTGGACA CCTGTAAAGACAAGTTCTTGACGTTCGAGTTCGAAGACGACTTCCTGGTTGTTTTGCACCGGGAAGAAGCGGCTGCTGCATCTTCAGATATTCTCAAGGAACATGCGATTCCTTTTGTACGGTCATCTGATCTATCAGAGCCGTATGTCGATACAAAGGACGAAATCCAAAAAACAAGCGAAGATTTTGGTGAAAGCCCTGTCACAAACTTCGAAATGGGAATTGACTGTCTCTTGTGGGCATAA